A portion of the Colius striatus isolate bColStr4 chromosome 1, bColStr4.1.hap1, whole genome shotgun sequence genome contains these proteins:
- the TCF20 gene encoding transcription factor 20 isoform X1 — MQSFREQSSYHGNQQSYPQEVHGSSRLEEFSPRQQAQMFQSFGGGAGSGRRGAAGASTAMPGESSGHQSYQGFRKEAGEFYYMAANKDPVASGGQQPPQRRPSGPVQSYGPPQGSSFGSQYGSEGHVGQFQTQHSSLGGVSHYQQDYTGPFSPGSAQYQQQASSQQQQVQQLRQQIYQSHQPLPQASSQSASSTSHLQPMQRPSTLPSSASGYQLRVGQFSQHYQPPSSSSSSSFPSPQRFGQSGQNYDGSYSVNSGSQYEGHAVGSNAQAYGTQSNYSFQTQPMKSFEQSKLPQSGQQGQQQQQQQHPPQHVMQYSNAATKLSLQSQVGQYSQTEVPVRSPMQFHQNFSPISNPSPAASVVQSPSCSSTPSPLMPGGENLQCGQGNMSMSSRNRILQMMPQLSPTPSMMPSPNAHAGGFKGFGLEGLQEKRLTDPGLSSLSALSSQVANLPNTVQHMLLSDALAPQKKSSKRSSSSKKADSCTNSEGSSQAEEQLKSPLAESLDGGCSSSSEDHGERVRQLSGQSTSSDTTYKGGNLERSNSSPAQGSQNEPSKLSSSPAAREDVASPDGKEAVVAVENAPKVNEKAVGVIVSREAMTGRVDKSGGQDKPAQDDAPTTTQAPASASGAKEAGTQPETQGGSKGSKSGDNTNHNGEGNSQPGHAVVGPSFPARTESSKSPGSLRYSYKDNIAAGIQRSIGGFPQYPGQEKGDFPGHSERKGRNEKFPSLLQEVLQGYHHHPDRRYSRNAQEHSGMAGSLEGAMRPNILISQTNELTNRGLLNKSMGSLLEGPHWGPWDRKSSSAAPDMKQINLADYPLARKFDVESQSSAHEAGTLSERRSVICDISPLRQLVRDPGPHPMGHMGPEARSGRSERLAPGLSQSVILPGGLVSMETKMKAHSGQIKEEDFEQSKSSASLNNKKTGDHCHPAGIKHESFRGNASPGAAVADASDYIPQQDSRSTPMRRAPGRTGSSRGKSPSQYHDLADKLKMSPGRSRGPGADLHHMNPHMTLSERVSRGSLHSAYPQNSEGPSLASAYHANARPHAFGDPNQSLNSQYHYKRQMYQQQQEEYKDWASSAAQGVIAAAQHRQEGSRKSPRQQQFLDRVRSPLKNDKDGMMYLQGSSYHDTGSQEGGRCVMGSDGTPSKCTELKHGNQKLQHHESGWDLSRQTSPAKSSGPLGAANQKRFCPQESDGRRREESADLPKPGNAMLRLPGQEDQSPQNPLIMRRRVRSFISPIPTKRQPQDMKNSGSEDKGRLMASAKEGADKTYNSYAHSSQSQDVGKSVAKGDSFKDLPSPDNRNCPAVSLTSPAKTKILPPRKGRGLKLEAIVQKITSPNIRRSVSTNSAETGADTVTLDDILSLKSGPEGGNAATHGPEAEKRKGEMSDQVGPASQDTAGEITLPRSSEEWQSSEDDKNKKEAPETASVGKEGAGSSAAPPPSQKSGGQGRSDGSGSGAGTLTFSDSKPIPPSGVFTSEPNPKSEEKDGDVTNISPKPDGFPPKGYFPSGKKKGRPIGSVNKQKKQQQQQQQQQQQLPPPPPPPPVPSQSSEGGGGGEPKPKRQRRERRKPAAQPRKRKPRRAAPIVEPQEPEIKLKYATQSVDKTDSKNKSFFPYIHVVNKCELGAVCTIINAEEEEQNKLVRGRKGQRSSTPPPSNAESKVLPTSTFMLQGPVVTESSVLGHLVCCLCGKWASYRNMGDLFGPFYPQDYAATLPKNPPPKRATEMQSKVKVRHKSASNGSKTDTEEEEEQQQQKEQRSLAAHPRFKRRHRSEDCSGASRSLSRGASCKKATTDGGSGGEKTPLDSKPSMPTSEGGTELELQIPELPLDSNEFWVHEGCILWANGIYLVCGRLYGLQEAVEIAREMKCSHCQEAGATLGCYNKGCSFRYHYPCAIDADCLLNEENFSVRCPKHKVRLLR; from the exons ATGCAGTCCTTTCGGGAGCAAAGTAGTTACCACGGAAACCAGCAGAGCTACCCGCAGGAAGTGCACGGTTCATCCCGACTGGAAGAGTTCAGCCCCCGCCAGCAGGCCCAGATGTTCCAGAGCTTCGGAGGAGGTGCTGGCAGTGGACGTCgtggagcagcaggagcctcTACAGCAATGCCTGGTGAGAGCTCCGGCCATCAGAGCTACCAAGGTTTCAGAAAAGAAGCAGGAGAGTTTTACTACATGGCTGCCAACAAAGATCCAGTGGCGTCAGGAGGGCAGCAGCCACCTCAGCGCAGGCCTTCTGGACCAGTGCAGAGCTATGGGCCCCCTCAAGGGAGTAGCTTTGGGAGTCAATATGGGAGTGAGGGACATGTGGGCCAGTTTcaaacacagcactcgagcctCGGGGGTGTATCCCACTATCAGCAGGATTATACTGGCCCTTTTTCTCCAGGGAGTGCGCAGTATCAGCAGCAGGCTTctagccagcagcagcaggtgcaGCAGCTGAGACAGCAGATCTATCAGTCTCATCAGCCTTTACCCCAGGCTTCCAGCCAGTCTGCTTCTAGCACCTCGCACTTGCAGCCAATGCAGCGTCCATCCACCCTGCCCTCCTCAGCTTCTGGGTACCAGTTACGAGTGGGTCAGTTCAGCCAACACTATCAGCCACCTTCGTcgtcctcttcttcctctttcccctccccgCAGCGTTTTGGCCAGTCAGGACAGAATTACGACGGAAGCTACAGTGTGAATTCCGGGTCCCAGTATGAAGGCCATGCCGTGGGTTCCAACGCACAGGCATATGGGACCCAGTCAAACTACAGCTTTCAGACTCAACCGATGAAAAGCTTTGAGCAGTCTAAGCTACCCCAGAGCgggcagcaggggcagcagcagcagcagcaacagcaccCGCCTCAGCACGTCATGCAGTATTCAAATGCTGCCACCAAGCTCTCTCTTCAAAGCCAAGTGGGACAGTACAGCCAGACTGAAGTTCCTGTAAGGTCGCCGATGCAGTTCCACCAAAACTTCAGTCCGATCTCTAATCCGTCTCCTGCCGCGTCTGTGGTTCAGTCTCCGAGCTGCAGCTCCACCCCATCTCCGCTCATGCCAGGTGGAGAAAATCTCCAGTGTGGGCAAGGCAACATGTCCATGAGTTCCAGAAACCGCATCCTGCAGATGATGCCCCAGCTTAGTCCTACACCATCTATGATGCCAAGCCCCAATGCTCACGCTGGGGGATTCAAGGGGTTCGGGCTGGaaggactgcaggaaaaaaggcTGACGGATCCGGGGCTGAGCAGCCTGAGTGCTCTGAGTTCTCAAGTGGCCAATCTGCCCAACACAGTCCAACACATGTTGCTCTCGGATGCCTTGGCACCTCAGAAAAAAAGCTCCAAAAGGTCATCCTCTTCAAAGAAGGCTGACAGCTGTACCAACTCAGAAGGCTCCTCCCAGGCAGAGGAACAACTCAAGTCTCCCCTGGCAGAGTCCCTTGACGGTGGCTGTTCCAGTAGTTCAGAGGATCATGGGGAAAGGGTGAGACAGCTTAGTGGCCAGAGCACTAGCTCAGACACCACTTACAAAGGGGGTAACTTAGAGAGATCCAACTCTTCACCAGCACAAGGCTCTCAGAATGAGCCATCAAaactcagcagcagccctgcagctaGGGAAGATGTGGCCTCCCCTGATGGGAAGGAAGCTGTGGTGGCTGTGGAAAATGCCCCAAAAGTCAACGAAAAGGCAGTTGGAGTGATTGTCTCCCGGGAAGCCATGACAGGAAGAGTAGATAAGTCAGGTGGACAGGATAAACCTGCACAGGATGATGCTCCCACAACGACTCAGGCACCAGCTAGTGCTAGTGGAGCAAAAGAAGCAGGCACTCAGCCAGAAACTCAAGGAGGTAGTAAAGGGAGCAAAAGTGGAGATAACACTAACCATAACGGAGAGGGGAACAGCCAGCCTGGTCATGCAGTCGTGGGGCCAAGTTTTCCTGCAAGAACAGAATCTTCTAAATCTCCTGGCAGTTTAAGATACAGTTACAAGGATAATATAGCAGCTGGCATACAGAGGAGTATTGGTGGCTTTCCACAGTATCCTGGCCAAGAAAAAGGAGATTTTCCAGGGCACAGTGAGCGCAAAGGCCGGAATGAGAAGTTTCCCAGCCTCCTACAGGAGGTCTTACAGGGGTACCACCATCACCCAGACAGAAGGTATTCTAGAAATGCACAGGAGCATTCTGGGATGGCTGGGAGTTTGGAGGGAGCCATGAGGCCCAATATCCTAATTAGTCAGACCAATGAATTGACCAATAGAGGCCTCTTAAATAAAAGCATGGGGTCTCTCCTGGAAGGCCCTCACTGGGGTCCCTGGGATAGGAAGTCTAGCAGCGCAGCTCCTGACATGAAGCAGATAAATCTAGCTGATTACCCTCTTGCTAGAAAGTTTGATGTGGAGTCTCAGTCTTCCGCTCATGAAGCGGGAACGCTCTCAGAGAGGAGATCAGTGATCTGTGACATATCTCCATTAAGGCAACTTGTCAGAGATCCTGGCCCTCACCCAATGGGGCACATGGGTCCCGAGGCCAGAAGCGGAAGGAGTGAACGTCTTGCCCCTGGCTTGAGCCAGTCAGTAATACTCCCTGGTGGTTTAGTGTCCATGGAAACAAAGATGAAAGCTCACAGTGGGCAAATAAAAGAAGAAGATTTTGAACAGTCAAAGAGCTCAGCTAGcctcaataataaaaaaacaggAGACCATTGTCATCCTGCTGGCATCAAGCATGAATCTTTCCGGGGCAatgccagccctggagctgcagtcGCTGATGCTTCAGACTACATTCCCCAGCAGGACAGCAGATCGACGCCGATGAGACGAGCACCTGGCAGAACTGGAAGCAGCAGGGGTAAATCGCCTTCTCAATACCACGATCTTGCTGATAAGCTGAAAATGTCACCAGGCAGAAGCAGAGGCCCGGGGGCAGATCTGCATCACATGAACCCACACATGACGCTATCTGAAAGAGTTAGTAGGGGTTCCTTGCATTCTGCTTACCCTCAGAATTCAGAAGGCCCGTCTTTGGCTTCAGCGTATCACGCAAACGCTAGGCCTCACGCTTTCGGTGACCCTAACCAGAGCTTAAATTCGCAGTATCATTACAAGAGACAGATGTACCAGCAACAGCAAGAAGAATACAAAGATTGGGCAAGCAGCGCTGCTCAGGGTGTgattgctgcagctcagcacaggcaggaaGGATCAAGGAAGAGCCCAAGACAACAGCAATTTCTGGACAGAGTGAGGAGTCCCTTAAAAAATGACAAGGATGGAATGATGTACCTTCAAGGTAGCTCTTACCACGATACTGGAAGCCAGGAAGGCGGGCGCTGCGTCATGGGGAGTGACGGTACTCCGAGCAAGTGCACCGAATTGAAACACGGCAACCAAAAGTTGCAGCATCATGAGTCTGGTTGGGACCTCTCTCGGCAGACTTCGCCTGCCAAAAGCAGCGGCCCTCTTGGAGCAGCCAACCAAAAAAGATTCTGCCCTCAAGAAAGCGACGGGCGTCGACGAGAGGAATCTGCAGATTTGCCCAAGCCTGGTAACGCCATGCTCAGGCTCCCTGGCCAGGAAGACCAGTCTCCTCAAAATCCGTTAATTATGAGGAGGAGAGTCCGTTCTTTCATCTCGCCTATCCCTACCAAAAGACAGCCACAGGATATGAAGAACAGTGGCAGTGAAGATAAAGGGCGACTGATGGCTTCGGCAAAAGAAGGAGCCGACAAAACTTACAACTCCTATGCCCATTCATCTCAAAGCCAAGATGTTGGCAAGTCGGTTGCAAAGGGAGATTCGTTCAAGGACCTGCCGAGTCCTGATAATAGGAATTGCCCCGCTGTTTCCCTCACAAGCCCGGCTAAGACCAAAATACTACCCCCAAGAAAGGGGCGAGGATTAAAACTGGAAGCTATTGTGCAGAAAATTACATCTCCCAATATTAGGAGAAGTGTTTCTACCAACAGTGCTGAAACTGGTGCTGATACTGTCACTCTTGATGACATCCTGTCCCTTAAGAGCGGACCTGAGGGAGGAAATGCGGCTACACACGGACCAgaggctgagaagagaaaaggagaaatgtcAGATCAAGTGGGGCCAGCAAGCCAGGATACGGCAGGTGAGATAACTCTTCCAAGGTCTTCGGAAGAGTGGCAAAGCAGCGAAGATGATAAAAACAAGAAGGAGGCCCCTGAAACTGCCAGCGTTGGTAAAGAAGGAGCAGGATCCAGTGCAGCACCACCACCTTCTCAAAAGTCTGGTGGTCAGGGAAGGTCTGATGGATCTGGAAGCGGAGCTGGTACTCTGACCTTTTCCGACTCAAAGCCAATTCCCCCTTCTGGTGTGTTTACTTCTGAACCAAATCCAAAGTCCGAGGAAAAAGATGGAGATGTGACAAACATTTCACCCAAGCCAGACGGTTTCCCTCCAAAGGGGTACTTTCcctctggaaagaaaaaggggaggCCAATTGGGAGTGTGAACAagcagaagaagcagcagcagcagcaacagcagcagcagcagcaactgccACCGCCCCCACCACCGCCACCAGTACCTTCACAGTCTTCGGAAGGGGGAGGTGGTGGCGAGCCAAAGCCCAAGAGGCAAAGGAGGGAGAGGCGAAAACCTGCAGCTCAGCCACGGAAGCGGAAGCCAAGACGGGCCGCTCCGATTGTAGAGCCTCAAGAACCAGAGATCAAGCTTAAATATGCTACCCAGTCTGTAGATAAAACTGACTCCAAGAATAAGTCCTTTTTCCCTTATATACACGTGGTAAACAAGTGTGAATTAGGCGCTGTGTGCACAATCATTAACgcggaggaagaggagcagaacAAACTGGTGAGGGGTCGGAAAGGACAGAGGTCTTCAACACCCCCTCCTAGCAATGCGGAGAGCAAAGTCCTGCCCACCTCGACTTTCATGCTGCAGGGCCCTGTAGTAACAGAGTCTTCTGTCTTAGGGCATCTGGTTTGCTGCCTGTGTGGCAAATGGGCCAGCTACCGTAACATGGGTGACCTCTTTGGTCCTTTCTACCCCCAGGATTACGCAGCCACTTTGCCCAAGAACCCACCCCCAAAGAGGGCCACAGAAATGCAGAGCAAGGTCAAGGTACGGCACAAAAGTGCTTCTAATGGTTCCAAGACAGATacggaagaggaggaggaacagCAACAACAGAAGGAACAAAGAAGCCTAGCTGCTCATCCCCGCTTTAAGAGGCGGCACCGCTCTGAGGACTGTAGCGGAGCCTCTCGGTCACTTTCAAGGGGAGCTTCTTGTAAAAAAGCAACCACTGACGGTGGCAGTGGTGGTGAAAAGACTCCTTTGGACTCAAAACCCTCTATGCCCACTTCAGAAGGTGGCACTGAGCTGGAGTTACAAATTCCTGAACTACCTCTTGACAGCAATGAATTTTGGGTCCATGAGGGTTGTATTCTCTGGGCCAATGGGATCTACCTGGTCTGTGGCAGGCTCTATGGGCTGCAGGAAGCTGTGGAGATTGCAAGAGAGATG AAATGTTCCCATTGCCAGGAAGCGGGAGCCACCTTAGGCTGCTACAACAAAGGCTGCTCCTTCCGATACCATTACCCATGTGCCATCGATGCAG atTGTTTACTAAACGAAGAGAATTTCTCAGTGAGGTGCCCCAAGCACAAG